One candidate division KSB1 bacterium DNA window includes the following coding sequences:
- a CDS encoding right-handed parallel beta-helix repeat-containing protein, whose amino-acid sequence MIHYLGIALAIAGFSTLAAHAEPVAGNVTGRWTHAQSPYVVTGDLLVPRGERLEIESRVEIVFTGHYKFVVEGALVVDGSKPEYKEEDDHHVVFKASAAATEGWAGIRFLKAGAGCKLKNVVISGGNAQGEAPDNQGGAVYCDHTELEIVNAAFEENRASGAGAAVAVVGGEVDLTNVAFTENSCPGTGGTVFVSGGAVELTNAALSENRGVGLSLEDHATADLTNFALTDQQGEHGWGIWCSASKIDLTNAAVSDNSQGGIKLIDNSRAKLTTTAVSGKNALDSDATSQLTSTLSAISDD is encoded by the coding sequence TTGATACATTATCTCGGAATCGCGTTGGCGATTGCCGGCTTCAGCACCCTTGCGGCCCATGCCGAACCCGTGGCCGGCAACGTGACGGGAAGGTGGACTCATGCTCAAAGCCCCTACGTGGTGACCGGTGATCTGCTGGTGCCGCGCGGGGAGCGACTCGAAATCGAGTCGCGCGTTGAGATCGTGTTCACCGGACACTACAAGTTCGTGGTCGAGGGGGCGCTCGTTGTGGACGGGTCGAAACCGGAATACAAGGAAGAAGACGATCATCACGTGGTCTTCAAGGCCAGCGCCGCGGCCACTGAGGGCTGGGCGGGGATTCGCTTCTTGAAAGCAGGGGCCGGCTGCAAGCTGAAGAACGTGGTGATCAGCGGCGGAAACGCGCAAGGCGAAGCGCCGGACAATCAGGGCGGAGCGGTTTACTGCGACCACACCGAGCTGGAGATTGTGAATGCTGCATTCGAAGAAAATCGTGCCAGCGGCGCGGGCGCCGCGGTGGCCGTCGTCGGCGGCGAAGTCGATCTAACGAACGTCGCCTTCACGGAGAATAGCTGTCCCGGTACGGGCGGCACGGTTTTCGTCAGTGGCGGCGCGGTGGAGTTGACGAATGCCGCCTTGTCTGAGAATCGCGGCGTCGGGCTTTCGTTGGAAGACCACGCGACCGCCGATCTCACGAATTTCGCGCTGACGGATCAGCAGGGCGAGCACGGCTGGGGGATTTGGTGTTCCGCGAGCAAGATCGACTTGACCAATGCGGCGGTTTCGGACAATTCGCAAGGCGGCATCAAGCTCATCGATAATTCCCGCGCGAAACTCACGACCACGGCGGTCTCCGGGAAGAATGCCCTCGATTCCGACGCGACGTCGCAGTTGACTTCCACGTTGTCCGCCATCTCCGACGACTAA